From Deltaproteobacteria bacterium:
GACGGACGAGGAGGTCGCGCGCGTCCTCGCCACGGTAGCCACGCGGGTCCGCCGGCTCCTGCGTCGCCGCGGCCTGGAGGCGGAGGAGGGGCGCGATCTGCCGCCCGATCCGCTCGCCGAGCAATCCGTCGCGCTGGCCACCGTGGCGAGCGCGTCGGTGCAGGGGCGTGTCGCCCTCGGCGCGCGCGCGGGACGCCGCGTCCTACGGCTCGGCCGCGATCCCGACGCGCCGTGGATCACCTCGCGCGGACCGCGCCAGGCGCACCTGGACGGATTCGACTTGCACGCCGACGTTTCGGCGCCGGCGGGCGACCGCGCGCGGCTCGAGCACCTCTGCCGCTACCTGCTCCGCCCACCGATTGCGCAAGAGCGGCTCGCGCTCACGCCCGACGGCCGCGTCCTCGTCACGTTGAAGGCCGAGTGGCACGACGGCACGACGCACCTCCTCTTCGAGCCGCTCGAACTCCTCGAGAAGCTCGCCGCCCTGACGCCACGCCCCCGGATCAATCTCGTCGTCTATCACGGCGTGCTCGCCCCGCACGCCGCTCGGCGGGAGCTGATCGTGGCCTACGGCAGCCCGGAGCCGGAGCAACTGGAGCCCTCCGCGGCCAGGCGCGACGAGCCCGCAACGGTAAGCAAGGACCGACGGTACTGGGCGTGGGCCGATCTGATGCGCCGGGCATTCGAGATCGACGTCCTCGCCTGCCCGCGGTGCGGTGGCCGAATGCAGCTCATCGCGACCATCGAGGACCCGTCCGTCATCCGGACGATTCTCGCGTACCTCGGATTGCCCACCGAGGTCCCGCAGCCGCGCCCGCCGCCCGCCCTCGGCGAAGGCTGACTGCTCTATGCGCCGCCGGGATGAGCTCCACGTCCGCGCGCCCCCATCTCGCGCCGCCCGGCGCCCGCCCCTCTGCGTCCGTGGGAGGCATCCGACCGACTCCGCGGCCCACGATTTCCCTTGACCACCCCCTTGTCGGCTGACCACCCGCTTGTCCGCGGCGTAGCGTCACACGGGGAAGAGTAGGAAGGCGCACGAGAGGCGCGGGGCAACGTCTGATATTGAGGATTCTGTCAACTAGGCCGTTTGGGTTTCCTACGCCCTCTCTTTCGGCGCCCCCACCTCTTCCACGGGCAGGCAGCTTGAGGAGCGCGCCGAATTCCCGCCCCACCGTACGGCCGGCTCCGTCCTCGGTCAGCGCGAGCACGATGTCCGGCGTCCCGGGCTTGCCGACCAGCCACACCAGTTCGTTCGGCCCACCACCCTGAACGTCCGGCCGCGCGGGGCCGGACCTGAATTCCACGCGCAGGGCGGAGAAACGGTCCAGCGTGTACATACCTTTCGGCCCGGGAAGCGCGATGCCGAGAAGTGCGTTCGGTTCGATCACCACGCGATCGGACGAGAGGGTACCGACGGAGCCCGTCTGAAATCTGATGAACAGCTGGGTGAAGACGAACACGACCAGTTCCATCAGCGTGAGGCCGAGCGCCGTCGTCCACTGTCGCGAAACGTGCGCCAAACGCTGCTGGTGTCGAAGCGGTAAGGTAGAGTGATCGCCACGTTATCGCTGCGACAGCGCTCCCTTCAGGTAACACGATAGCACGAGGGCGGGCACTCCCGTTGCGGGACTTACCGAGCGCGGCCCGGCTCGTTCGGGTCGTATTCGACCCTCTCGACGTGAGCGTTCATGCTGAACCCGCCGCCGCCCGCGAAGACAACCCGTCCGAGCCCGCGATAGAAGTACGCTCGGCGCCAGCGGTCCCGCCCGAAGTAAAAGGGGATGAACGCCTTGCCGGTGATGTAACTGGTTTTCGTCAGTCGGCGGGCCGAGGAGGTTTTCCACCTCGCGCGGCGTCATGCCGACTTCGACCTTGGCGAGCGGGCTGCTCGCCGGAGGCGCGACGGCAGCGCGCGTCGGCCGGTCGGGTTCGGGCCTCCTCTGTGGCGAGCACGCGATCAGGCAGGACAGGAACGCGATTGAGACGAAACGATTGAGCCCACCTCGCATACCCCCACCGCCGTGTCGTTCGACGCAGCCGTCTACGCCGCCGTCCCCCGGTTGGCAAGAGATGCACGTCCCTGGCTACTACGCCGATTTCTTCGGCCTCGTCTTCCGCCCGAGCTCCTCCTCAATCGCCTGGGTCACGAAGTCCTGCACGGCGACCTCGTGTGTCACGCAGTACAGCTTGAGCCGGCGGTGAAGCTCCTTCGGGATGCGGGTCGCCAATTGCGTCCAGGGTTCGTCGGCTTTCGCCATCAGGCCGCCTTCGTCTTCCAGCCAGGGCGCCGGTCTCAGACGGCGAGGGAACTAGGAGAAGAATCAGACGGCTGCACGAGCCGGAGGCGGTCGGTTACGGAGGCCGGCGCGCCTTGCCGGAACCATCGGCTCACGAAGCCCGAGAGGAAGAGCCACACCAGCGAGCCGAGCGGAACAAATCGACCCCCGCCCCGAGGATCACGTAGAGACAGCAGGGGCTCAAGCTCGAACGTGAAGCGATCCTCTAGCCGGCCGTCCCCGAAGCGGCAGGTTACTTCCTCGGGGCTCAGCCCACGGATCACCATCGCCCGGTTGCCGGTCAGGCGTTCGACCACGATCTCCCCGCATTGCGGCATGGACACCTCCATCGGCTCTTTGCGTAGGGGATGCGAAGAGAAGGCACGGTCACTGTTCTTCGCGCGGGCATAAGGGACGACGGCATCCTCACCCTTCGTCGTCTCGTAGTAAGCCCGGCGGCGGGACGGCCGGGGACGGCCGCCTCTCCTATGCGGCTTTGAGCGGCCCTCGTGCTCTCGGTTTCGTTTCGAGCAGCTTGCGCCCCACGTCGAGGAGCGACCGACCGACGAGCACGGCAGCCCCGAGCAGGACGAATCCGGCAACGACGGGCACCGAGATCGCTACGCCGGTAAGCCCCGAGACGAGGCGCACGCCTTCACGACCAACATCACTCACGGTCATGGCGGCCTCCTGAAACGACAGCCTGCCTACCTCAAGGCGGCTCGCCAGGGCAAGGCCCCCCAGGACGAGACGAGGAAGCACTACCTGCGTTGCTGGCTAGCCGACGTGGTGGTATCTGGCCCGGGCGACGAAACCGTAGGAGGTGTGATGGGACGGATACTGCTGGTCGTTGTCAGCGTGGCCTTGAGCGTGCTCGCGGGCGTGCGAGGGGTGGACGCAGCGGCGACACGGGCCGAGAAGTGCGCGGTCGCGAAGCTGAAAGCGGCGAACAAGAAAGCAGCGGCGAAGCTCCGCTGCCACGAGAAGGCGGTCATGGAGGGAAAGCGCGTCGCCTCCAACTGCCTCCTGGCCGCCGATGATCGTTTCGTGGTGGCGTTCGCCAAGGCCGAGTTGAAGGGTGGCTGTGCCACGACCCGCGATCAGGCGGCGGTCGAGGACCAAGTGGACAGATTCGTCACGGGCCTGCTCGACACGCTGACCGGCGGCGACTGAGGCTGAAACCCGTCACCAAGGCGGGGCGCCATCTCGATCCCGCCCAGGACTTCGGGGATGCGATCCATCTCGCCCTTCGGCTGGAGGACGGGAAGCAAGGTCTGGCAGGGAGCGTTGCGGCTCACACGGCGCGCTCCTATGCTGGGTTCCCATGTTCGGCATGGGCGTGGGCGAACTGCTCGTCGGTTTCGTGGTCGTGTTGCTGGTCTTCGGCCCGGGCCGTCTGCCCGAGATGATGGGCGATCTCGGGAAGGCCATGCGGCAGTTCCAGAACGGGTTGCGCGAACCGCCGGAGATTGATGTGCCGCCCGCGAAACCCACGCCTCCGGCGGAAGCGAAGTGCGAGTGATAGCCGAAGCGGCGAGGCACTCGGACCGAGGCGATCGCGAAAGCGGCGGTGAGATGAACGGGCGATGGAGCGGATGGGGCTCGCTGGCGCTCGTTGCATTTCAGGTCGCGGGGTGCTCGCTCCCAGGAGGCGAGCCGACCCTCGACAGTGCGCTCCGCGCGCGGCAGCTCATGGTGCCCGTCGCGGGCGTGGCGCCAGATCAAGTACCCGACAACTTTCGAGCCCTGCGCAGCGGAGCCCGTATCCACGGCGCCGTCGACATCCCCGCACCACGCGGAACACCTGTCCTGTCCGCTGACGACGGGCGTGTGCTCCGACTGCAGCAGAACCGCAAGGGTGGGCTCACGATATACGTCGGCACGACTGGCGACGCTCATCGGCGCGAGCCGCATCTGCACTTCCAGGTGATGGTGCGCCCGAGCCACGGGCGGTGGTGGAGCGGCGATGCGATCGACCCCCGACCGTTCTTCACGAGCGCGGGACGGGCGAAGGGTAAGCGCACGACGAGGGCGGCACGAAGAGACGCGCGAAGCTGCTAGCTTATGGATCACTGGACCCCTTGGAATCCTTTCGGCCACCCCGATCCCGAGTACGCGGGCCATGCATACTTCCACCCCTCCCTAGAGGGAGTTCACGACGCTCACCGCCTTCCTCGTGCTCCTACTCGCTGCGCTATCGAAAGATATTACAGTTTGACTTTTCGCCCCTCAAAAGAGGGGGGTGACGTGATATTTCGTGAGGAGGGCTTGGAGCGGGAAACTTACCAATATCCCGAAACCGCTAGTGTTCCATGCCTTTAACGTCGCGCGCCGCCGAATTGAGCCGGAGCCATTCGGCCCTCCTTTCCGAAGCGAGAATGAAGCTCCTCAGTCCCGGCGAGCAAGAGGTCTACCTCGTGGAGTTCCGCTGTCGCTGTGCCGTCGTCGTGGCGCGAGGGCAGGTGATTCGGCGCACGCGAGGGTTCAGCCTCGTGTGCGAGCACGTCTCGGTCGGCGGTTAGGGCCAGCCCGTCGCCCCAAGAAAGGGCTGCGTCCGCTTCCACCGCTCGTCCTCCAGGCTGGTCACGGGCCGTCGCCCTCCAGGTCAGGCCACCGACGCACGGGGCCTCCATGGCGCATCGGTTTTCCTTGTCGGCTGTACGCGAGGCATCGTAACGTTGCGCGTTGGCCCGCCGACGCCCAACCTCCTACCTTTCCCTGCTCGCCGCGCTGGCGCTCGCGCTGTTTGTGGGCGGCCCGACGTCGTGCCTCGCGTGCACATGCGGCGTCGAGCGTTGGTCGGTCAAGACGGGGACTGACCCAGACGCTGGCCTCGTGGACTTGACCCGCAGTACCGCCGCGACGATCTCCTATCTTGCCTCGCTGCCGGCCCCTGCTTCGTTGCCGGACAACGGCCGCGTGCAACCGACGGAGAC
This genomic window contains:
- the tatA gene encoding twin-arginine translocase TatA/TatE family subunit — its product is MFGMGVGELLVGFVVVLLVFGPGRLPEMMGDLGKAMRQFQNGLREPPEIDVPPAKPTPPAEAKCE